The Polyodon spathula isolate WHYD16114869_AA chromosome 13, ASM1765450v1, whole genome shotgun sequence genome includes a region encoding these proteins:
- the mmp15a gene encoding matrix metalloproteinase-15, translating into MGVAWRSRTVMTGWDLMLVILLVLVCSTRTASTEEDRFSAESWLRMYGYLPQASKQMSTMRSAQILSSAIADMQRFYGLTVTGEMDDETRTSMKRPRCGVPDKFGGQIKANVRRKRFALTGHKWNKILLSFSIQNYTPKIGEYESYQAIRQAFKVWESVTPLRFEEIPYHEVKYSRRKEPDIMIFFASGFHGDSSPFDGEGGFLAHAYFPGPGMGGDTHFDSDEPWTIGNTDLSGNDLFLVAVHELGHALGLEHSNNPSAIMAPFYQWMDTENFELPEDDRRGVQQIYGPPDSDPKPTKTLPSVTPRWPSKPEPKPPQPPRTPPGGKPDKPRNPDLDRPRTTDRPDHYGPNVCDGNFDVVTVLRGEMFVFKGSWFWRVRHNRVLDNYPMPIGHFWRGLPGDIDAAYERHDGKFVFFKGSNFWLFREANLEAGYPQELVEYGQGIPYDKIETAIWWEPTGFTYFFNGDRYWRFSEEARAVDKDYPKPISMWGGIPSSPKGAFLSDDGAYTYFYKGTKYWKFDNQRMKNEPGYPKSILRDFMGCHDDLDRDKDVGRKWPDVDRTPFNPDAGTDGNDGTNDVDYKDEDKTDNDVDIVLKIDEYTRTMNIVMVIVPLILLLCILGLIYIIIQMQRKGVPRLLVHCKRSLQEWV; encoded by the exons ATGGGGGTCGCCTGGAGGAGCCGGACAGTGATGACGGGCTGGGATCTGATGCTTGTTATTCTCCTGGTTCTAGTCTGCAGTACTAGAACTGCATCGACTGAAGAGGACAGATTCAGCGCAGag TCTTGGCTGCGGATGTATGGCTACCTCCCCCAGGCCAGCAAGCAGATGTCCACCATGCGGTCAGCGCAGATCTTGTCCAGTGCCATCGCGGATATGCAGCGATTTTATGGGCTGACGGTGACTGGAGAGATGGACGACGAAACACGAAC TTCAATGAAGAGACCGCGGTGTGGCGTCCCTGACAAGTTCGGAGGTCAAATCAAAGCAAACGTACGCAGGAAGCGTTTTGCTCTGACAGGGCACAAGTGGAATAAGATCCTGCTGTCCTTTAG CATCCAGAACTACACCCCCAAGATCGGCGAGTACGAGTCGTATCAGGCGATCCGACAGGCGTTCAAGGTGTGGGAGAGTGTGACGCCGCTGCGCTTCGAGGAGATCCCCTACCACGAGGTCAAGTACAGCCGCCGCAAGGAGCCCGACATCATGATCTTCTTCGCCTCGGGTTTCCACGGCGACAGCTCCCCCTTCGATGGCGAGGGGGGCTTCCTGGCCCACGCCTACTTCCCCGGGCCCGGGATGGGGGGCGACACCCATTTCGATTCAGACGAGCCCTGGACCATTGGCAACACTGACCTCAGCG GCAATGACTTGTTCCTGGTGGCTGTCCATGAATTGGGTCATGCTCTCGGGCTGGAGCATTCCAACAACCCTTCTGCCATCATGGCCCCTTTCTACCAGTGGATGGACACGGAGAACTTTGAGCTGCCAGAGGATGACCGCAGAGGAGTCCAGCAGATCTATG GGCCAccggacagtgaccccaaacccACCAAAACCCTGCCCAGTGTCACCCCTCGCTGGCCCTCCAAACCTGAACCCAAACCACCACAGCCACCCAGAACCCCACCCGGCGGGAAACCAGACAAACCCAGGAACCCCGATCTGGACAGGCCACGCACCACTGACCGGCCAGACCACTATGGACCCAATGTATGTGACGGGAATTTCGACGTGGTCACAGTCCTGCGAGGGGAAATGTTCGTCTTCAAG GGGAGCTGGTTCTGGAGGGTACGACACAATCGGGTGCTGGACAATTACCCCATGCCTATCGGTCACTTCTGGAGAGGGCTTCCTGGGGACATTGACGCAGCTTACGAGAGGCATGACGGGAAATTCGtcttttttaaag GCAGTAATTTCTGGTTGTTTCGGGAGGCCAACCTGGAAGCAGGTTACCCCCAGGAGCTGGTGGAGTACGGACAGGGCATCCCCTACGACAAGATAGAAACAGCCATTTGGTGGGAACCCACGGGGTTCACTTACTTCTTCAATGGAGACAG GTACTGGCGGTTCAGCGAGGAAGCACGTGCCGTTGACAAGGATTACCCGAAGCCGATCAGCATGTGGGGGGGCATCCCGTCCTCTCCCAAGGGAGCCTTCCTGAGTGACGACGGAG CCTATACCTATTTCTACAAAGGCACCAAGTACTGGAAGTTCGATAACCAGAGGATGAAGAACGAGCCAGGCTATCCCAAATCCATCCTGCGGGATTTCATGGGCTGCCATGATGACCTGGACCGGGATAAGGATGTGGGCCGTAAGTGGCCCGATGTGGACCGGACACCGTTTAACCCTGATGCTGGTACAGATGGCAATGACGGCACAAATGACGTTGATTACAAAGATGAGGACAAAACTGACAACGACGTGGACATTGTGCTCAAAATCGACGAGTACACGCGTACCATGAACATCGTCATGGTGATTGTGCCTTTAATCCTGCTGCTGTGCATTTTGGGATTGATTTACATTATCATCCAGATGCAGAGGAAAGGGGTGCCCCGTCTTTTGGTCCACTGCAAACGGTCTCTGCAGGAGTGGGTTTGA